Proteins encoded in a region of the Bacillus sp. T3 genome:
- a CDS encoding class I SAM-dependent methyltransferase: MADHYYSRTQKVESNPNYWDFNLRNHSFRFKTDNGVFSKKEVDFGSRLLIEVFEPSEKSGKILDVGCGYGPIGLSLAKSLPDATVHMIDVNERALSLSQENAVLNRIDNVQIYQSDRLLSVSESGFTDIVTNPPIRAGKQIVHEIFEQSFHHLKVNGSLWVVIQKKQGGPSAFAKLEALFGEVETVDKSKGYFIYKAKKH, encoded by the coding sequence ATGGCAGACCATTATTATTCCCGCACACAAAAGGTTGAAAGTAATCCAAATTATTGGGATTTTAATCTGAGGAATCACTCATTTCGATTTAAAACAGATAATGGAGTTTTTTCGAAAAAAGAGGTGGATTTTGGTTCCCGGCTTCTAATAGAAGTTTTCGAACCGTCGGAGAAATCGGGAAAAATCCTAGATGTAGGATGTGGTTATGGACCGATCGGCCTTTCACTTGCAAAGAGTCTTCCGGATGCTACTGTACATATGATTGATGTCAATGAACGAGCATTAAGTCTTTCGCAGGAAAATGCTGTATTAAACCGAATTGATAATGTCCAAATCTATCAAAGTGACCGTCTCCTGTCAGTTTCAGAATCAGGGTTTACGGATATTGTAACGAATCCGCCGATTCGCGCAGGTAAGCAGATTGTACATGAGATATTTGAACAAAGCTTTCATCATTTGAAAGTAAATGGGTCACTTTGGGTTGTTATTCAAAAGAAGCAAGGTGGACCTTCTGCTTTTGCTAAACTTGAAGCACTATTTGGTGAAGTTGAAACGGTGGATAAAAGCAAGGGTTATTTCATTTATAAAGCAAAAAAACATTGA
- the rplL gene encoding 50S ribosomal protein L7/L12 — MTKEQIIEAVKNMTVLELNDLVKAIEEEFGVTAAAPVAVVGGAGAAAVEEQTEFDVVLASPGDQKIKVIKVVREITGLGLKEAKELVDNTPKAVKEGVSKEEAEEIKGKLEEVGANVEVK; from the coding sequence ATGACTAAAGAACAAATCATTGAAGCAGTTAAAAATATGACTGTTTTAGAATTAAACGACTTAGTAAAAGCAATTGAAGAAGAATTCGGCGTAACTGCTGCAGCTCCTGTAGCTGTTGTTGGTGGCGCAGGTGCAGCTGCTGTTGAAGAGCAAACTGAATTTGACGTGGTTCTTGCATCACCTGGAGATCAAAAAATCAAGGTTATCAAAGTAGTTCGTGAAATCACTGGTCTTGGACTTAAAGAAGCAAAAGAACTTGTTGATAACACTCCAAAGGCTGTTAAAGAAGGCGTTTCTAAAGAAGAAGCAGAAGAAATCAAAGGCAAACTTGAAGAAGTTGGCGCTAACGTAGAAGTTAAGTAA
- the rplJ gene encoding 50S ribosomal protein L10 produces the protein MSSAIETKKQIVDEIADKLKASVSTVVVDYRGLNVAEVTELRKQLREAGVEFKVYKNTMTRRAADACELSGLNEALTGPNAIAFSTEDVVAPAKILNDFAKKHEALEIKAGVIEGTVATADDIKALAELPSREGLLSMLLSVLQAPIRNLALAAKAVADQKEEQGA, from the coding sequence ATGAGCAGCGCTATCGAAACAAAGAAACAAATCGTAGATGAAATTGCTGATAAATTAAAAGCAAGCGTGTCAACTGTTGTTGTTGACTACCGTGGATTGAATGTTGCAGAAGTAACTGAACTTCGTAAGCAACTTCGTGAAGCAGGTGTTGAGTTCAAAGTGTATAAAAACACAATGACTCGTCGTGCGGCTGATGCTTGTGAGCTTTCTGGATTAAATGAAGCTCTTACAGGTCCAAACGCAATCGCGTTCAGTACTGAAGATGTAGTTGCTCCTGCTAAAATTCTTAATGACTTCGCGAAAAAACACGAAGCTCTTGAAATTAAAGCGGGTGTAATTGAAGGAACTGTTGCGACTGCTGATGATATTAAAGCTCTTGCGGAACTACCATCTCGCGAAGGTTTACTATCTATGTTACTCAGCGTTCTTCAAGCACCAATTCGCAATCTTGCTCTTGCTGCAAAAGCTGTTGCAGATCAAAAAGAAGAACAAGGCGCGTAA
- the rplA gene encoding 50S ribosomal protein L1 produces MAKKGKKYLEAAKLVDSSKAYPIAEAIELAKKTSIVKFDATLEVAFRLGVDPKKADQQIRGAVVLPNGTGKVQRVLVFAKGEKAKEAEAAGADYVGDSEYINKIQQGWFDFDVIVATPDMMGEVGKLGRTLGPKGLMPNPKTGTVTFDVTKAINEIKAGKVEYRVDKAGNIHVPIGKQSFEDQKLIENFNTVFETMVKVKPAAAKGTYMKNVTVTSTMGPGVKVDPSSVSVK; encoded by the coding sequence ATGGCTAAAAAAGGTAAGAAGTATTTAGAAGCTGCTAAGCTTGTAGATAGTTCTAAAGCGTATCCAATTGCAGAAGCAATTGAACTTGCAAAAAAGACAAGCATTGTTAAATTCGATGCAACTCTTGAAGTAGCTTTCCGTCTAGGAGTAGATCCTAAGAAAGCTGACCAACAAATTCGTGGTGCTGTTGTTCTTCCGAACGGAACTGGTAAAGTGCAACGCGTTCTAGTTTTCGCTAAAGGTGAAAAAGCTAAAGAAGCTGAAGCAGCAGGCGCTGATTATGTTGGCGATTCTGAATACATCAACAAAATCCAACAAGGTTGGTTTGACTTTGATGTAATCGTTGCTACTCCTGATATGATGGGTGAAGTTGGTAAACTCGGTCGTACATTAGGACCTAAAGGTTTAATGCCAAACCCTAAAACAGGAACTGTTACATTTGATGTGACAAAAGCAATCAACGAAATTAAAGCAGGTAAAGTTGAATACCGTGTTGATAAAGCTGGTAATATCCACGTTCCAATCGGTAAACAATCTTTCGAAGATCAAAAATTGATCGAAAACTTTAACACTGTATTTGAAACAATGGTAAAAGTTAAGCCTGCAGCTGCTAAAGGAACATACATGAAGAACGTTACTGTTACTTCAACAATGGGCCCTGGCGTAAAAGTTGATCCATCATCTGTTTCAGTAAAATAA
- the rplK gene encoding 50S ribosomal protein L11, with protein MAKKVIKVVKLQIPAGKANPAPPVGPALGQAGVNIMGFCKEFNARTADQAGLIIPVEITVFEDRSFTFITKTPPAAVLLKVAAGIQSGSGQPNRNKVATVKRATVREIAEQKMPDLNAASVEAAMRMVEGTARSMGIVIED; from the coding sequence GTGGCTAAAAAAGTAATTAAAGTTGTCAAATTGCAAATTCCTGCAGGTAAAGCTAATCCAGCGCCACCAGTTGGTCCTGCATTAGGTCAAGCCGGTGTAAACATCATGGGATTCTGTAAGGAGTTTAACGCTCGTACGGCTGATCAAGCTGGCTTAATCATCCCTGTTGAAATTACGGTATTTGAAGACCGTTCTTTTACATTTATTACGAAAACTCCTCCTGCTGCCGTTCTTTTGAAAGTAGCAGCTGGAATTCAGTCTGGTTCAGGCCAGCCTAACCGTAATAAAGTAGCGACAGTTAAACGTGCAACGGTACGCGAGATTGCTGAACAGAAAATGCCTGACCTTAACGCAGCTAGCGTCGAAGCAGCAATGCGTATGGTTGAAGGTACTGCTCGCAGCATGGGTATTGTTATCGAAGACTAA
- the nusG gene encoding transcription termination/antitermination protein NusG — protein MEKNWYVVHTYSGYENKVKANLEKRVESMGMSDKIFRVIVPEEEETDFKNGKKKVVKRKVFPGYVLVEIIMTDDSWYVVRNTPGVTGFVGSAGSGSKPTPLLPEEVVVILKRMGVDEKRVDIDFEVGETVKVKEGPFANFTGTIEEIEKDKSKLKVLVNMFGRDTPVELDFTQIDKLD, from the coding sequence ATGGAAAAGAACTGGTATGTAGTTCATACTTACTCTGGATATGAGAATAAAGTAAAGGCGAACTTAGAAAAACGCGTCGAGTCTATGGGAATGTCGGACAAGATTTTTCGAGTAATCGTGCCTGAAGAAGAAGAAACCGATTTCAAAAATGGTAAGAAAAAAGTTGTTAAGCGTAAGGTGTTTCCTGGATATGTGTTGGTTGAAATCATTATGACGGATGATTCTTGGTATGTTGTCCGTAATACGCCTGGAGTAACAGGATTTGTTGGTTCTGCAGGATCCGGATCAAAGCCGACTCCATTACTTCCAGAAGAAGTGGTTGTTATCTTGAAACGCATGGGTGTGGATGAAAAACGCGTCGACATCGATTTCGAGGTAGGAGAAACGGTTAAGGTAAAAGAAGGTCCTTTTGCTAACTTCACAGGAACAATCGAAGAGATTGAAAAAGATAAATCTAAATTAAAAGTTTTAGTTAATATGTTCGGTCGTGATACCCCGGTAGAGCTCGATTTTACACAAATTGATAAATTAGATTAA
- the secE gene encoding preprotein translocase subunit SecE: MQRILTFFREVARETKKVSWPKRKELTRYTITVLSTVTFFALFFAALDYGISELIRIILE; encoded by the coding sequence ATGCAACGCATTTTAACGTTCTTCCGCGAAGTGGCTCGAGAAACAAAAAAGGTTAGTTGGCCAAAACGTAAAGAATTAACCCGCTATACGATTACGGTGTTATCAACGGTTACATTTTTTGCCCTTTTCTTTGCGGCACTAGATTATGGTATTTCTGAATTGATTCGTATAATTCTTGAATAA
- the rpmG gene encoding 50S ribosomal protein L33 yields MGKKVILACESCGSRNYTTNSKKETQARLELKKFCTNCGTHTIHRETK; encoded by the coding sequence GTGGGAAAAAAAGTAATTTTGGCATGTGAAAGCTGTGGTTCACGCAACTACACCACAAACAGTAAAAAAGAAACGCAAGCAAGACTTGAACTGAAAAAGTTCTGTACCAATTGTGGAACTCATACGATACATCGAGAAACGAAATGA
- the sigH gene encoding RNA polymerase sporulation sigma factor SigH, translated as MSTDFRARINERYLQLEDEELVELVHNGESDALDYLIHKYRNFVRAKARSYFLIGADKEDIVQEGMIGLYKAIRDYRDDKMTSFKAFAELCITRQIITAIKTATRQKHIPLNSYVSLDKPIYDEESDRTLMDVLSGAKVMDPEELIINQEEFDNIEGKMKELLSDLERKVLALYLDGQSYQEISEELNRHVKSIDNALQRVKRKLERYLEVREFTV; from the coding sequence ATGAGTACGGACTTCAGAGCAAGGATCAATGAACGATATTTACAGCTCGAAGATGAAGAATTAGTAGAGTTAGTGCACAATGGGGAAAGTGATGCATTAGATTACTTAATTCATAAATATCGAAATTTTGTTCGAGCAAAAGCAAGATCCTATTTTCTCATCGGTGCCGATAAAGAAGATATTGTTCAGGAAGGTATGATCGGGTTGTATAAAGCAATTCGTGATTATAGGGATGATAAGATGACTTCTTTTAAAGCGTTTGCCGAATTATGTATTACAAGACAAATCATCACCGCGATTAAAACCGCCACCAGGCAAAAACATATACCGCTAAATTCGTATGTTTCATTGGACAAGCCGATTTATGATGAGGAATCAGATCGGACACTAATGGATGTTCTTTCAGGTGCAAAGGTTATGGATCCTGAGGAATTAATCATTAACCAAGAAGAATTTGATAACATAGAAGGAAAAATGAAAGAACTTTTAAGTGATCTTGAACGAAAAGTTCTGGCATTATACTTAGATGGCCAATCCTATCAAGAAATCTCCGAAGAGCTAAATCGGCATGTGAAATCGATTGATAATGCGTTGCAGCGTGTAAAGAGGAAGCTTGAGCGTTATTTAGAAGTCCGCGAGTTTACAGTTTAA
- a CDS encoding NYN domain-containing protein has protein sequence MDILIVDGYNIIGAWPDLSALKNKDLGAARDLLVEKMAEYQAYTGFRVIVVFDAHYVQGIEKKYHNYKVEVIFTKENESADERIEKLASSLSDRRTQIHVATSDFTEQWVIFGQGALRKSARELLTEMNTIEKKIERNVKKIQTKRPPSKIPLSDEIAQIFEKWRRER, from the coding sequence ATGGATATTCTGATTGTAGATGGTTATAACATCATTGGTGCTTGGCCTGACTTAAGTGCTTTGAAAAATAAGGACTTAGGTGCGGCTAGAGATTTATTAGTAGAAAAAATGGCAGAATATCAAGCGTATACGGGTTTCCGTGTCATCGTCGTATTTGATGCGCATTATGTTCAAGGAATTGAAAAAAAATATCATAATTATAAGGTTGAAGTGATATTCACGAAGGAAAATGAATCTGCTGATGAAAGAATTGAGAAGCTGGCTAGCAGTCTTAGTGATCGCCGAACACAAATCCATGTCGCCACTTCCGATTTTACTGAGCAATGGGTGATCTTTGGGCAAGGAGCCCTAAGGAAATCAGCGCGAGAATTGTTAACAGAAATGAATACGATTGAGAAAAAAATTGAACGAAACGTTAAGAAGATCCAAACAAAGAGACCGCCGTCAAAGATTCCACTAAGTGACGAAATAGCCCAAATTTTCGAAAAATGGCGCCGGGAACGGTGA
- the rlmB gene encoding 23S rRNA (guanosine(2251)-2'-O)-methyltransferase RlmB codes for MNSDYIIGKNPVIEALKSDRDINKIFIAEGSQGGQMQQVIGLAKEKSVLVQFVPKKKIDQMTEGNHQGVIAAVAAYQYAEIDDLFAVAAERNEPPFFLILDEIEDPHNLGSIMRTADAVGAHGIIIPKRRAVGLTSTVAKASTGAIEYIPVVRVTNIARTIDELKEKGLWIAGTDAKGSEDYRSFDGSMPLGLVIGSEGKGMGRLVRDKCDFLIHLPMAGHVTSLNASVAAALLMYEVYRKRHPIGR; via the coding sequence ATGAATTCAGATTATATCATTGGAAAAAATCCCGTCATTGAGGCATTGAAGTCAGATCGTGACATTAACAAGATTTTTATCGCGGAAGGGTCACAAGGTGGACAAATGCAGCAGGTGATTGGATTAGCTAAAGAAAAGAGTGTGTTAGTCCAATTTGTCCCAAAGAAAAAGATTGACCAAATGACAGAGGGAAACCATCAAGGAGTGATAGCGGCAGTTGCTGCATACCAATATGCTGAAATAGACGATTTGTTTGCCGTTGCTGCGGAAAGAAACGAACCTCCTTTCTTTTTAATTTTAGATGAAATTGAAGATCCCCATAATTTAGGCTCAATTATGCGAACAGCTGATGCTGTTGGTGCCCATGGGATTATTATTCCAAAAAGAAGAGCAGTAGGATTAACCTCTACTGTTGCAAAAGCTTCGACAGGTGCAATTGAGTACATTCCTGTTGTTCGTGTTACGAATATCGCGCGAACAATTGATGAGTTAAAAGAAAAAGGGTTATGGATTGCAGGGACGGATGCTAAAGGTAGTGAGGACTATCGCTCCTTTGACGGAAGTATGCCACTTGGCTTGGTCATTGGCAGTGAAGGGAAAGGAATGGGTCGACTCGTGCGTGATAAATGTGATTTTCTAATTCATTTGCCCATGGCGGGTCATGTTACCTCTTTAAACGCATCGGTTGCAGCAGCACTTCTTATGTACGAGGTTTACCGAAAAAGACACCCAATTGGTCGATAA
- a CDS encoding Mini-ribonuclease 3, which translates to MLHYESLIDEKQLNSLALAYMGDAVFENYIRYHLIQSGTVRPNQLHREATNYVSAKAQAAVVHQFIDEGILTDEEMAVLKRGRNAKSGSIPKNTDVQTYRYSTAFEALLGYLYLANQIIRLEELIKKSIHLVEEKKGGRG; encoded by the coding sequence ATGCTTCATTATGAAAGTCTGATTGACGAAAAACAATTAAATAGTTTAGCTCTTGCATATATGGGAGATGCTGTCTTCGAAAACTATATTCGCTACCACTTAATTCAATCTGGTACGGTTAGGCCAAATCAATTGCATCGAGAAGCGACGAATTATGTGTCTGCTAAAGCTCAGGCTGCAGTGGTCCATCAATTTATCGATGAAGGCATTCTGACCGATGAAGAAATGGCTGTTTTAAAAAGAGGTAGAAATGCCAAATCTGGTAGTATTCCGAAAAATACCGATGTACAAACGTACCGATACTCGACTGCATTTGAGGCTTTATTAGGCTATTTGTATTTAGCAAACCAGATTATACGACTTGAAGAATTAATCAAGAAATCGATTCACTTAGTTGAAGAAAAGAAAGGAGGCCGCGGATAA